A single bacterium DNA region contains:
- a CDS encoding protein-L-isoaspartate(D-aspartate) O-methyltransferase — protein sequence MERRNSLAAARSRMVERQLRVRGIRDERVLAAMGEVPRELFVPKSEVWAAYDDRPLSIGHGQTISQPYIVALMTELVEPGPGKRVLEIGTGSGYQAAILAECGAEVFSIELVPQLHRWSRVNLETAGYADAVHQRLGNGYSGWPEEAPFDAALLTCSPQELPPAIGGQVAPGGSIAAPIGGYPFQELVLFKVTGSGLSESRVTGVLFVPMVDADPNMES from the coding sequence GTGGAGCGACGGAACTCCCTCGCCGCCGCTCGGAGCCGCATGGTCGAGCGGCAGCTCCGCGTCCGGGGCATTCGGGATGAGCGGGTTCTCGCCGCGATGGGCGAGGTGCCCCGGGAGCTCTTCGTCCCGAAATCGGAGGTCTGGGCGGCTTACGACGACCGCCCCCTGAGCATCGGCCACGGCCAGACCATCAGCCAGCCCTACATCGTGGCGCTGATGACCGAGCTCGTGGAGCCGGGGCCGGGGAAGCGGGTCCTGGAGATTGGCACTGGCTCAGGCTATCAGGCGGCCATTCTGGCGGAGTGCGGGGCGGAGGTGTTCTCCATCGAGTTGGTCCCCCAGCTCCACCGCTGGTCCCGGGTGAACCTGGAGACCGCCGGATACGCCGATGCGGTTCACCAGAGGCTGGGAAACGGCTATTCCGGCTGGCCCGAGGAGGCTCCCTTCGACGCGGCCCTTCTCACCTGCTCCCCCCAGGAACTGCCCCCGGCCATCGGCGGTCAGGTCGCCCCGGGCGGGAGCATCGCGGCGCCCATCGGCGGTTACCCTTTTCAGGAACTCGTCCTTTTTAAAGTCACCGGGAGTGGACTGTCCGAAAGTCGGGTCACCGGCGTCCTCTTCGTGCCTATGGTGGATGCCGATCCGAACATGGAAAGCTGA
- a CDS encoding universal stress protein, translated as MFKKILIATDGSEYSVRAAEVAFDLAKKTDARVLVLSVIDAGVLGDFSGESEKERARVERDMRLAAEGNVEYVLRLGAEVGVGTTGHVLTGRPNIEIVNLTNNEAVDLIVLGRHRRRSIGRIMKSDLAVRLMEDLDCSVLVVV; from the coding sequence TTGTTCAAGAAAATCCTCATCGCGACGGACGGCAGCGAGTATTCCGTCCGCGCCGCCGAGGTCGCCTTCGACCTGGCGAAGAAGACCGACGCCCGGGTCCTCGTGCTCTCGGTGATAGACGCGGGCGTCCTGGGCGATTTCAGCGGCGAGTCGGAGAAGGAGCGCGCGCGGGTGGAGCGGGACATGCGCCTGGCCGCCGAGGGGAACGTGGAGTACGTCCTCAGGCTCGGGGCGGAGGTCGGCGTGGGGACGACGGGCCACGTGCTCACCGGCAGGCCCAACATCGAGATCGTCAACCTGACCAACAACGAGGCGGTGGACCTCATCGTCCTCGGAAGGCACCGGCGGCGGAGCATCGGCCGCATCATGAAGAGCGACCTGGCCGTCCGGCTCATGGAGGACCTGGACTGCTCCGTGCTGGTGGTGGTCTGA
- a CDS encoding AMP-binding protein, with product MTKSACTPDLLAYPATVAELVDRRGESYPDADFLLGYFAGGLKSVGGREFVRRVLAANAHLRGLGVEKSTRVALLSSNKPGWGVAFCGVVYSGAVVVPIDPLLTPSEYGHILRASRARVLVAEQKVCLDVDEQRDHYPDLEHVIVLDAWDPAVPGRPVPDVESPTTRPSPTDTCSILYTSGTTGKSKAVRLEHRNVVANIKQLYQRVHTGPGDTFVSVLPLFHTFESTCGFLMPLYSGARVIYAASLKSRDIIAAVRDGEGTLILGVPLLYEKLLAGIHDAVKKQPALKRAAFSASLGVVKAGRAVLKVNWGRGIFRGLREKAGFGKMRIMMSGASALDPDVARGFSHLGFPLCQGYGLTETSPVDAVDFAGTPDLRPASVGPCLWGTEAMVLEPDEEGRGELCFRGPQIMPGYLDNPEADAAVFFEADPPAVKILRDRLLYAAGPGVDLVPPEHRKYWFRTGDIGWLDADGYVYIAGRKKNVIVTAAGKNVYPEEIEEKLSRSPFVAECVVLGRRNEKTGREDVSVVIVPDYEHFELGAREKGYTLDQHKIRETLRREVGRVNEQLASFKRIKDLVLRDEELPKTSTKKVKRYLLECEAVSAPPSKAD from the coding sequence ATGACCAAAAGCGCCTGCACGCCGGACCTTCTGGCTTACCCCGCCACGGTGGCCGAGCTGGTTGACCGTCGCGGGGAGAGCTATCCCGACGCGGATTTCCTCCTGGGCTACTTCGCCGGCGGGCTCAAATCCGTCGGCGGTCGCGAGTTTGTCCGGCGGGTCCTGGCGGCCAACGCCCACCTGCGGGGGCTGGGAGTGGAGAAGAGTACCCGCGTCGCGCTTCTCTCCTCCAACAAACCGGGCTGGGGCGTCGCTTTCTGCGGCGTGGTTTACTCGGGCGCCGTGGTCGTGCCCATAGACCCGCTCCTGACCCCCTCGGAGTACGGCCACATCCTGCGCGCCAGCCGGGCCCGGGTCCTGGTCGCCGAACAGAAGGTCTGCCTCGACGTGGACGAGCAGCGGGACCACTACCCCGACCTGGAGCACGTCATCGTCCTCGACGCGTGGGACCCGGCGGTTCCGGGCCGGCCGGTCCCCGACGTCGAATCCCCTACCACACGCCCTTCTCCGACCGACACCTGCTCCATCCTCTACACCTCAGGCACCACGGGCAAGAGCAAGGCGGTGCGCCTGGAGCACCGCAACGTCGTCGCCAACATCAAGCAGCTTTACCAGCGTGTCCACACAGGCCCCGGGGACACCTTCGTCAGCGTGCTGCCGCTTTTTCACACCTTCGAGAGCACCTGCGGCTTCCTGATGCCGCTCTATTCCGGCGCCCGGGTCATTTACGCCGCCAGCCTCAAGAGCCGCGACATCATCGCCGCGGTTCGCGACGGGGAGGGCACCCTCATCCTCGGCGTGCCGCTTCTTTACGAAAAGCTGCTGGCCGGAATCCACGACGCCGTTAAAAAGCAGCCGGCGCTCAAGCGGGCGGCCTTCTCCGCAAGCCTGGGGGTGGTAAAGGCCGGGCGGGCGGTGCTCAAAGTGAATTGGGGCCGGGGCATCTTCCGGGGCCTGCGCGAGAAGGCGGGTTTTGGCAAGATGCGGATCATGATGTCCGGCGCCTCCGCCCTGGATCCCGACGTCGCCCGCGGCTTCAGCCACCTGGGGTTCCCGCTCTGCCAGGGCTACGGCCTCACCGAGACCAGCCCCGTGGACGCGGTGGATTTCGCCGGGACACCGGACCTCCGGCCCGCCTCCGTGGGGCCGTGCCTGTGGGGCACGGAGGCGATGGTCCTGGAGCCCGACGAGGAGGGGCGGGGGGAGCTCTGTTTCCGCGGGCCCCAGATCATGCCCGGCTATCTGGACAATCCCGAGGCCGACGCGGCGGTCTTCTTCGAGGCCGACCCGCCGGCGGTGAAGATTTTACGCGACCGCCTCCTCTACGCCGCCGGGCCGGGGGTGGACCTGGTTCCCCCCGAGCATCGGAAATACTGGTTCCGCACCGGGGACATCGGCTGGCTGGACGCCGACGGCTACGTTTACATCGCCGGGCGGAAGAAGAACGTCATCGTCACCGCCGCCGGCAAGAACGTCTACCCGGAGGAGATCGAGGAGAAGCTGTCGCGCAGCCCCTTCGTCGCCGAGTGCGTGGTCCTGGGCCGCCGGAACGAAAAGACCGGCCGCGAGGACGTGTCGGTCGTCATCGTGCCCGACTACGAGCACTTCGAGCTGGGCGCCCGGGAGAAGGGCTACACGCTGGACCAGCACAAAATCCGCGAGACCCTGCGTCGCGAGGTGGGGCGCGTCAACGAGCAGCTCGCCTCCTTCAAGCGCATCAAGGACTTGGTGCTTCGCGACGAGGAGCTGCCCAAAACCTCGACCAAGAAGGTCAAGCGCTACCTCCTGGAGTGTGAGGCGGTTTCGGCGCCGCCGTCGAAGGCGGATTGA